GTTCTTCTGTTtaattttctgaatttttttttattcaatttcCCAGTAGCCCTGGGGGTTTGTATTAATCCCGAAAGATCAGCACCAATCAGTTACGCAGAGGTGGATTAAATATCCTTGCCCCCGGGATATAAGCTACATAACAGAAAGCAACAGTTATTTGCAAGACTTCTACGGTACAAAGTCACCAAAAATTAAGTTTCTTGTGTTTGAGTCTAAGCGAGGGCATCTGGGATTGATCCATTCTGTATGACCCTCTTGCATTTTGTGGTAAGTCCTCCATGGTAAAGAAATTGTGATCTTGATGGTGAATGCTACATTTACCCAGTGCGTCTGCAACTTGATCCCGATGAAAAAGTGATGAAAACTGAGAATTCTTGAATCTTTATTGGCTTTAATTTATTCCTAGTGTATGTACCGGGTTATACTGTGGTAAAAAGGCTCGATCCAAGAGGTTGTGCTAGTTCCCAATTATGCCAAGTTCTTATATCAGTAAATTTGGTTATTATGCCAAGTTCTTATATCAGTAAATTTGGTTATTATGCCAAGTTCTTTATAACCTGCAAACTTATGCCAAGTTCTTATATCAGTAAATTTGGTTATTAATCAACCGTTCATGAGGTTGTGCTAGTTCCCAATTAGCCAAGAATTTCTGATGCCAAACTAGTATGCATGTTTGAAATTTGACCTTCAAAAGAGAAACGGGGAAAAAAGTAAGTGGAGTATcttgggatcgaaataacaggTCATAATGCGGGAGCTATCAAAACAAATATTAAATGACAATGAATCAAACAACAatgaaaaaattataaaaaggactttgatgatatgatatgggtTTGGTCAATGACCTACATATGATAAAACTAATTAAAAATATTCTAAACCTATTGAGTGAATAAATCACCCCTCAAGCGAAACTCTCTAAAGGAATacattgtgattttttttttgtgtcattGTTGTATGAGAGGGATTTTTCAATATTTAGAGGTCCAAAACcttttcctccaagaaaaggactagccaaatatggaagacaattatattttccttttcaggAAAAGTAAAGCAATTATGCTTATACTTTGACTTTCCTACGAGAaaaaagtaaaactcaaatatggtaagaaaattAGCCCAAAACCCTAACAAATCTCACATTTTGGCCTGGATTTTCTTGACAAAAGTTGATCTGTCttcttcacataatcttcatcaCTGCTGCTTGCTATGGTTAAAAGTAGGCATCGGTTAAAAATTTGAGTCTTGTGCGTTACAAGTGAGCATAGCTTGAAAGTGAAGCCCATGCGTTAAAAGTAAACACGGGTTGAAATTGGCCTAAGCGTTATAAGTACACAAGAGTTGAAAATTTGAGCTCGTGCGCTGAAAAAAGTAAGCATGAGTTGAAAATTAGAGCccaagcatgaaaaataagcatgggttaaaaatatatttttttgtttttaaagatGTGTAGCAGCAAGATTGTTGAAAATATGATTGACAAAATTCATCTCCACATGTAGTATtttggatcttttttttttttttggttgacaAAAAACTTCGTTATCATCAAATTGGTTGCTCTTGATTAGAACCCATCTTGAACCTATCATCAACCTTGTCGAACTTGgccctgataccacttgttgggatcgaaataatcagggcgtcatgcgaaagctaataattgcaaaccTTGAACGGCGATAAATCAGATGATAAATAAAACTATACTAAAAAGGCACAATATTATGATATGATTTGGTCAATTGACCTGCATATTGAAATATATactaatataaaaaagaaaacattAAATCTatgagagaataatctccccctAATGAAACTCTTTGcggactacattgtggatgttcTGTGTTCTGTTGTATGAGAGGGATTCTTCAATATATAGAGGTCCAGAACCTTTTTCTTCAAGAAAAAGACTAGCCAACTAtggaagagaattatattttcCAATTCAGGAAAAGTAAAACAATTATGCTTATACTTTGGCTTTctttcaagagaaaaataaaactcaaatatggtaagaaaatcaggaCAAAACCCTAACAGAATATTTAAGTGCAGGCTTTCATATTAAAGGTCATATTAGACAAGAGGGGATTGCTCAGATGGTAAGCGTCCTCCACTTTCAACCTAAAGGTTGTGAGTTCGAGTCATAGTAAACGTTCTTCACTTTCAACCCAAAGGTTGTGAgttcgagtcaccaagggagCAAAGGAGAGAGTTCCTGCAGGgaggggttaaaaaaaaaaaggtcaatgGAAGTGGGTCCACCTAAATtgtttcaaaaataaaaaaaaaatagtttctcaGCCACCGCTTAATCCAGCCTTACGCATAGGAGTATTAAAATTTCCCCCACTAGTGTAAAGCTGCAAGTCAGTTTCTTGATTGAACAGCCTGTAGGCTGTACTGAATGATGTATATTGTTCTTACTCGTTAATAGCGACCTAACACACGGTCGTAAAAATACAAATACAACAAAATATAAATTAATTGCCTTTCTTGCATTTTTctatcttttttcttctttttgattGTTGGTTCTTAGAGGTGTCTTGGCTTAGTCAAAACAATTCAATAATATTAACAGAAAAATATAGTCTATATTAGAGGCAAACGGTAAATACATGTATTAAGGCAACGTAATGTCTATTTCCTAGAAGTACCTCCGTATTTGAGGGCATTCTCGGCATTCCATCCAAATGAGCAAACAAAGATCTTTTTGAAGATGGAGTTTACCTGCTATTCACTTATAGTGTCAAAGTTATTTATACAATGAGGCCACTTGGGACTTGGGATCGCTTAACAAATGTTAGTACTAAGTCCATCCCAATTTAATTATATAGCGGTGTTTGATTAGGCACGGattaaaagaaaagaagtttTTTTAAAGTTTGTGGTCTAACAAGAAAATTTTGACACATAAACTGGAACAGAGATAGTTCTAAATATTTACACTATGTATCCGTTATCTATTGGAGTTGGGACATAATTTAATTAGcgagtaaatattttttttaaaaaaattattgggTAAAACTTAAGTTCAAACTTTGTTTAAAGATCGAAGAGATTAAAAATGATTAGCCTGGAATAGAGACCATTTCCTAGTCCCCACTTTAAGAATACTTCAAAACTTAAAGAATTATTTTGAAGGCTTGAAGTTGAAGCTGCCATCTCCTAATTAAGAAGCAGTCGCTATATTGAAATTACGCGTTAGCTAGCTATCTTTACCAAGTAAAAATCAAAGACTTTTGCTTCTATTTCTTTCCTATAAATACTGTATCCATCTCTTTAACACTTCATCAGTACATTCTAAGTTCTCCATTTCCTTAACTAGCAATTAAGAAACTATTACTCCACTAATTATCAACTCAGTAAATACTCTTTTCAAATCCCTCTTTGGACGATGAAGAGCGACGGAGCTAAATTGTCAACTTTATTGATCTTATTTTTCACTGTTTCAACATTGGCAAATGCTTCATTTGCATCTCTTAAGTTTGGTTACTACCATTCAAGTTGTCCACATGCAGAAGCCATTGTGAGAAAAGCAGTGAACAAAGCTGTGTCTCGTAACCCTGGCCTTGGCGCTGGCATCATCAGGATGCATTTCCATGACTGTTTTGTTAGGGTAAGTTCTTGTAGTTATTATTTACAGTGTGAATGTGTTATTGTTTAAAAACGTCAAACAATTCTTTTTTGTTAACTACAAATTTCTCAAACTCCTTTTTAAGTATTTTGTCATTAgctatatatgtgcctatgtcgATGCTATTTTCGTGTCGCTTTTAAAtcctataaattttattttgaaaatattgaAGAAACTATATCTGATTAGTTCATAGTCAAAATTAAGTATTTTGACCCTCGTGCTCCAAACCcctcacataaattggaacggagggagcATATATTTGTATAGCTTTTTTATTTATTCCTTTTGCCAATTTTGAAGAAAAGAAATATGCGCGTTAGACTTAGTAAAAGGTTTGTTCAACTAACAATCTAACTTCAAATTTTATATGATTCAGGGATGTGATGCCTCAATCCTTTTGGATTCAACCCCAGGGAATCCAGCAGAAAAAGACCATCCAGCAAACAATCCAAGCTTACGAGGCTATGAATTGATCGACGAGGCAAAAGCTGAACTAGAATCAATTTGCCCACAAACAGTTTCTTGCTCAGATATAATTGCATTTGCTGCAAGAGATAGTGCATTTAAGCTTGGAGGCATTAGATATTCAGTTCCAGCAGGTCGTCGAGACGGAAGAGTATCCATTAAAGATGAACCAAACGAACACCTTCCACCATTCACCTTAAATGCTAGAGAGCTTGAAGAAAATTTCGCGAAAAAAGGACTATCTTTTGATGAAATGGTCACACTTTCTGGTGCACATTCTATTGGAAGAACTCATTGTTCTTCTTTTGCCGATAGACtttactctttcaattctactcacCCGCAAGATCCCACAATGGATCCTAGATTAGCAAAACAATTGAGGAAGAGATGTCCGAATCCTTCTAACTCTGGGGTTGATCCAACTGTTCCACTTGATGTTGTTACACCAAACAGGTTGGACAATAAGTACTATGTCAATTTGAAGAATAATAGGGGATTGTTAACCTCGGATCAGACGCTATGGAGTAGTCCTTCAACGGCTAGGATGGTGAGGAGTAACGCGATTCATGGTGCAAATTGGGCTCGTAAGTTTGCAGCTGCGATGGTGAAAATGGGATCCATAGAGGTTACGATTGGCATGCAAGGAGAGATCAGGAAGAACTGCAGGGTCGTGAATTAATTAACCGAGTGATTCTTTTCTTTTATCATTTTTGTTGATTTTTAATTGTAtcatcacattttttttttcattttcaatgtCAAGACAAGTGTAACTGATTCTTTCCAATTGTAATTTAAATTGATGTAAGAGATTTTGCTTATTTTCATGGTAAAGAATGGACAACTTCCATTTATTTGATTAATAAAAGTGCACAAAGTTTCTTTTAGCTGGCCTCATAATTTTTCTTTCAGTTATCCGTAGATTGAAGACGCGAAAAGATGAAGAAAATAGAACCGAAGAAATCATGTTTATTATATTTGTAAGAAGATAAGGTTACAACTGCCTCCAATCAATTGCTAATTATTTAGATAAAAATTTATGAATAAATACAATTTTAAATTTATGAATAAATTTATGACCCAACACGTGACAAGCATAGAGTAGATCACAGTCAACTATTCAATTAGTCAATGTCAATCAAATCAAAGATTAGCCAGTTCATTTTAGAATCAGCACCCGGTCCATCCCCTAACCATAACTAAATAACTTTTCTACCAAAGCTAATGCAGCTGGAATGATcccttgtttcttctttttcgCATCTCTTCCTGATTAACAAGATGAGCATAAGTAGTCTAAAAGGAATTTTTTGTTTCATGTAACTTTTGGTATGGCGAGACTTTTTAAGAATATAAAATAACTTCGAGATAAAATACAAAATTGGACATGACTATTATCACAATATTTTATTTTACAGCTACAAATATTAAGTTTAAGTTAGTATTCTAGTTCATTATACAATAGTGTACTACTAAATGAGAAGATGATTAGACATACAGCGGGGATAGCTCAGTTGGGAGAGCGTCAGACTGAAGATCTGAAGGTCACGTGTTCGATCCACGTTCACCGCATTTTCATATTTTTTGCCTTTTTAACCCAGTTTGGGCTTGGACCTGAATTCCAGTTCCTCGGGCTTCCAGGGATTTTAACTCTTATACTGTACTTCCCAAAATGTGGAAGTTTTGCATAGTAGCCTGTTTTGACTCGTCATTTATCTTATGGAATTTTTACTTGATGTAACTTCTTCTAAGAgctaattattgataataactatcttttaatttattaatatttattAGCTATAatgattttgtaaattaccatTCATAGCTATATCAAAATACATCAAGTTGGAGTGGTTTAACCTAGGTTCGAACCCAGCCAACGACATTACTTTTCTTATATATTTTTTCTAGCTTTTTCTCCTTATAGTTT
The sequence above is a segment of the Lycium barbarum isolate Lr01 chromosome 6, ASM1917538v2, whole genome shotgun sequence genome. Coding sequences within it:
- the LOC132600102 gene encoding peroxidase 5-like codes for the protein MKSDGAKLSTLLILFFTVSTLANASFASLKFGYYHSSCPHAEAIVRKAVNKAVSRNPGLGAGIIRMHFHDCFVRGCDASILLDSTPGNPAEKDHPANNPSLRGYELIDEAKAELESICPQTVSCSDIIAFAARDSAFKLGGIRYSVPAGRRDGRVSIKDEPNEHLPPFTLNARELEENFAKKGLSFDEMVTLSGAHSIGRTHCSSFADRLYSFNSTHPQDPTMDPRLAKQLRKRCPNPSNSGVDPTVPLDVVTPNRLDNKYYVNLKNNRGLLTSDQTLWSSPSTARMVRSNAIHGANWARKFAAAMVKMGSIEVTIGMQGEIRKNCRVVN